In Patescibacteria group bacterium, the genomic window CCTGTCAAAAGGAAAAAGCTTAAATAACTTTCTTCCCCACCAAAAGGATGAATAAGCAAAGCTGGCCTTTGGATTCGAATTTAAGGCGTTTAGCATGGATGACAAGGCTTCCTGGCTTAAAACAACGTCTGCGTCGCAGAAGAACAGGTATTCCCCTTTTGAAGAGCGAAAGCCGGTATTTCTTGCCGCCGGCGCTCCTTTATTCATATCGTGGTTTAACAAGCGAAAACTAATGTCTTTTTCGCCGAATTTTTTTTTGTAGCTCTCGGCAACGGCCCGCGACTGGTCGCTGGAGCCGTCGTCAACGATAATTACCTCCAGCTCCGGAATGGTTTGGATTAAGATGCTTTCCAGGCAGGATGGAAGGTTCTTCGCCTGGTTATATAAAGGAATTATTACGCTTATCATGAAGTTGGCTTACTGCCGGCCGCTTCGCACCGAAACAGCTGGGAAAAAAATTCCCCCCGCGAAGATTAGCGGGAGGAATTTTTATGGAAGTTATAAAACTGCTTCTTTGGCGGCTTTGGCGACTCTGAATTTAACTACGGTTTTAGCCGGAATGTTAATTGATTCGCCGGTGGCTGGGTTTCTGCCAACCCGGGCGGCTCTTTTAACTTTTACCAGCTTTCCGATGCCCGGAACGACGAATTCACCGCTTTTTTTTACTTCGCCGTAGGCTAATTCAGTCAGCTTGTCCAAAAAATTGCCGACATCCTTTTTTGACATTCCAGTTTGGTTTGCCAAAGCCTCCAGAATTTGAGACTTAGTCATCTTTGCCATAATGGTCTAATGGCTTCGCAGCAGATTCTTTAGGCATTCCTGGGTAAAAATATGCTTAAAGAAGTTTGGCTGGCTTAGCCATTTAATATTAATATTTAATTTTTAGCCAGGAACAATACGCTAAACTACTATCATTATACACTATAATCGAATAAATGTGAATATTAACAAGGGTTTTACAACTTTTTGCCGGAAACTGTCAAATTGAATTTGGCACGGGTGGAGGGAATCGAACCCCCAGTTCAGCTTTTGGAGAGCTGTGGTTTACCATTAACCGACACCCGCATACTGATCGTTTAGAATAGCGATAAGCCCAGCCTAAATATTGGCGATTATCCGTTTTAACGAGCGAAAGCCTTATTTTTCGAGTATGCTCTCGTATTCAATCTCGTAGATATGCAAAATTGTTACCGCCAGGGAAATTATCAAAGGTCCGAAAATTATGCCCCAAAATCCGAAAAAAGCCACGCCTCCCAGGATTGAAAAAATTATGAACAAAGGGTGAACCTGGGCTTTTTCCTTTATAATATAGGCTCTGATTACATTGTCAATGATGCTAATGCCGCCGGTTCCCCAGGCGATCATAAATATGCCCTGCCAGATTTTACCGGCTAAGAGGAGATAAACCGCGGCCGGAAACCAGACTAATCCGGCGCCGACGTACGGCACTAACGAAAAAACGCTGGTTAAGATGCCGCCTAAGAAAGCCGGCAAGCCGACTACCCAAAATCCCAGGCCGGCAAAAAAGCCTTGCGCCGCCGCGTTTAGAATCGTGGATAAAACGGCTGATTGGCTTACATCTTTAAATTTGCGGAAAATCTTTTGGTCGTATTTATTGGGAAGCGGCGTCCAGCGCATTATCCTTTTTAGCATATTTTCCCCGTCGATCAGGAAAAAGAACATGCTTAGGATTATCAAAGCCAGGGAGAATATGAAGTTCGTCGTGCCGGCGATGAGAGACGTAGCGCCCGTAATCAGCCACTGATTGACCTTGCCTAAAGCGTCAAATAAATAGGTGCGCAGGTTGTTGTCTAGATTGACTCCCAGCTGGTGGAGATATCGGTTGTTAAGAAGCGGATCTAGGCCGTCGTGGCTGATAAAATTGGATATATTTCCGTAGGTTTCTATGAGCTTCTGGGCAGAATATATAATCAGGTTGGAAATAATCGCTACCGCGATAAGGATAACCGCGAGGCAGATAATTAGCGCGGCGGTTTTTTTTCTCCCTTTCAATAAAACCGAGAGTTTAATATACAAAGGATGCAGTATGGTTGCCAGCACGCCGGCCACAATAATATCAGCTAGAAAAGGGCTAAACACCAGATAGCATAAATACAATATGCCGGCGAGCATTAAAAGCAAGAAAGCCCTGGGGATCATGGACTTGTCCATATGTTTTTAGGGGCGAGGCCTATAATTTAATTTAGCCGCTTCTATAAACCAACCCCTAATTAGCTAACCCTAAAACTACTTAGTTTCTTTGTGAGGCGTGTGTTTGCCGCAATGCTTGCAGTGTTTTTTTATTTGGAGCCTTTCTTTCAGAATTTTTTTATTTTTGTGGGAAAAGTAATTGACTTGCTTGCAGGATGAGCATTCAAGTTTTATAAGATTATCTTGTGACATATTGTTTCGCCCGTCCGGGCAGTATGTATTACTGGTAAATTATTCAGCGTTAACTTTATAGCCATTCGGTATTACTTCGACCCAAGTAGTACCAGCGTTAAACTCGATTTCTTCGCCGGCGGCGTTATAATAAAAGGTCCGCCCGCTCTTATTTTTTTTCTTCCATGACCCGTCGCCACATGAACCATCCAAGCAGATTTTGGCTTTTCCGCTCCCGATAGTTTCAATCTGCCTCCGCCCTTCTTCATCAATCACCCGCGACTGGACCGATTGGATTATGATATTTTTGGCCTTAATCGGCGTTCCGTCTTCCATAACATGGGCCAGCCCGCCTTCAAATCTACTGTAATCGTTCGTTATTTTATCATACTTCCACTGGACTGTAAAATCATTTCCCCGGTAAAATACCGTAATTGCCGAATCTTCCGGCCGAGCCAAAGGTTCCAGATCATCTTTATATTTCCAGGAAACGGCGCTTTCGTTCTTTTGGCTTATGTCGGCTTCACTTTTATCAAGATAGGCGCTTATAAGCCCGCTTGAACTATATACGTTATGCGGCGCCGGACGGGATTTTTCCCTCCAAAAGGCGGCGGTGTTATAAAATTCATTCAAGTCAAAAATATTTTCACGGGCAATTTTAGCTAGCGCGTCCGGACTGCCGCCGCAATGAATATAGAGGGCATGTAAATCGGCGCTCCAGTCAATGTAATACGGCCGGGCGCTCCTTATCGGCCCGATTTTCTTTATTTCATCGCCAGACGCGTAAATTGCCAAAAATCTCGTAATTCCGCCCTCGGCTTCGGCTTCATAAACCAAATTGGCTTTTGTCAATCCGGACTGGGGCCGGGCGTCAACATGGTTTTCAATCATTATTGCCGCTGGAAATAAATTCTCCTTTCCTTTTTCGACCATCACCCCGTCGATCCAGCGCCGGGCCATTTCAACTTTCGGCTCGTTTTTTTCTCCGCTCCCGGCAATCGCCGCGCTGCCTTCCCGGCTTTTTTCCGAGCCGTCAATATAGCCGTGAAGATAATATCCCAGCCAGGGAATAAGGCAGAATATAATAACTCCCAAAAAAATAAATATTCTTCGGCCGCCTAATACCGCTTTAACTTTATTTTTTAATTCCTCCATTAATCTTAAATTATTTTTCGGTTTTTTCCTTTTCCGCCGCGCCTTCTGCCCCTTCCTTTTCTTCTTTGCCTTTTCCGATTACTTCAACATCTTCCGGCTTAACTGCCGCTACCGGCTCTTCTTCGGCTTTAGGCTCGACAACTGAAACGATGATGTTTTCCCCGTCAGCCAAAGCCGTAACGCCTTTAGGCAGTACCAAGTCTTTTACTTTCAAGGAATCATCAAAATTGGAAAGCGGGCTGATGTCAACTTTTATTTCACTCACTAAATCTTCCGGCAAGCATTCGACTTCAATGTTGTCCGCGTGCTTAATCAGAGCGGCGCCCAGCTCTCTTATCGCTTTGGATTCGCCGATGAATTCCAGCGGAATTTCGGTAGTTACTTTCTTTTTCATATCCACCTGGAAGAAATCGATATGGTTAATCCGGTCGTGTATCGGCTCTTTTTGCACATCGTAAATAAGAACCTTCACCGGCGTCTTCTCGTCTACTTGAAGTTCGACCAGCGTGCTTTCTCCGGCTTTTTCATATACTTTTTCGAATTCCCCTTTTTTTACTTTGAGGCTTAAACCGGTAATATTGCTCCCATAAAGGACGGCCGGCAAGTAGCCTTTGGCCCGGAGCAGTTTAGCCTTCCCGTTGTTTTCTTCTCTCGTGTAAGCTTTTAAATTGACTTTTTCCATATTTTTATTGGTTTTACCGAATAAAATTTGCGCCTAAACGGCAAACTGAATCCTTTTTTAGTAAATATTGGATAAGATTTAAAAAAAGATATTTTGAAATACCTTTTAGTAATTAATCTTACTGCGGATTATTATGCTTTCCATTATTCCTACTAATATTAGAGTGGAAACAAGCGCACTGCCGCCGTAGCTTACCAAAGGCAATGAAATGCCGACTACCGGCAATAGCCCGACGTTCATACCTATATTAATAAACATTTCAATAAAAATCAAGCTTATGGCCCCTAAAATGAAAAAGGTGCTAAAATCCTCTTTAACGCGGCGGAGGCTTTTTATAGCCCGGTGGAAAAATACCATAAAAAAGGCCAATACCAAAATAACCCCTAAAAAGCCCAATTCTTCAGCAATTACCGCGAAGATGAAGTCATTTTGGCTTTCCGGCAAGAACCTTAATTGCGACTGCGAACCAAAACCAATGCCCCGGCCGATAAGCTGGCCTGACCCGACCGCGATCATGGCCTGGGTAACATTATACCCTTGATCAAGCGGGCTTGACTTAGGGTTGGCAAAAGTCATAATCCTTTCTTTCTGGTAGGGCTTTAGGTAAAAAAGCCAGCCCGCCCCGCCCAAAAGCAGTCCGGCCAGGATCAAGATAGCTAAATATTTTTTGCTGAAACCGGCCATAACGATGATGGCGAGCCATAAAAGGACCAAAACCATCGCCGAACCAAAATCCGGCTGGGCCATTACCAGGCCGGCCAAAATTGCTAAAAAAAACAAGGGCAGTAAAAAGTGCTTTAGGGTATTGAAGCGGAAATTGGCCCGGGAATAATAATAAGAGAAAAAGAGTATTAATATGATTTTAATAAGCTCGACCGGCTGAAAGCTAAAACCGAAAATATTAAACCAGCCTTTGGTTCCCCTGATAGTTGAACCGAAAAATAAGACCGCCACCAAAAGAATAACTCCTAAAACATAAAAGTAAACGCTGGTTTCGCGAAGGTCGTTAAAATCAAGAAAAGCAAAAACAAAAAGCAAAACCAGTCCGATTCCGGCGAACAAGAGCTGTTTTTTAAAGTTGGCCAAGCTCTGGTCGCCTTGGGAAAGGGATACGCTGTAAATCTCTACCAGGCCGTATATGACCAATAAAAAAACTGAACTAAATAAAATCCAGTCGAAATTTTTTAAATATAATAAAACTTTCCTCATCAAGTTAATAGTTCCCGTTCCTGGTATTGATTTCATCCTTTTGCCCGCCGGCTCCCGTTGTCCCTACAAAATCCATGTAGTTTTTCTTGTCCATTATATTCACTTCCGGGATAACTTTGACTTCCGAGGCATACGATACCGAGCTGGGCCAGCTTAGGCTGATATTGTAGCTTTTTCCGGACATAAAATTTTCCAAGCCGTATTTAGAGGCGCTCACTGCCTGCCCCCCTTGATACAAAAGGACCAGGAAGTCGGCCCGCCAATAATTATACGCCGAACTGTTCAAGACTTCAAAGTCAACCTTATTTAAGCTCTCTTTATCTGACAAAACAGTCTTCCCTTCGGAATTCAATTTAATGCCTGTTATTTTAAAATTGAGGTGCTCTTCCGAAAATTTATTCCAATCAGGGATTTCTTTAGATTTGATCGGATGCCAATTAAGCGTTTTAATCCGGATCGCCGCGTCAGCCGGAAAGGAGCCGAATTCCTGCGACATTGAGATTAAAATTTTCTTTTCACTCGGATAAATGAAGCTTTTTTCAACCGGCGTCTCCACTCCGCTTCCCGCGAAAGCGAACTCCAGTTCGGCCCAGTGCCGGGGATTAGGATTCTCGGCCACGGCGATAAAATCATAGCTTCCGGCCGTGCCGTTATTTATAACCTGTACATTGCCCATTTTTAACTCCAAAGGCTGGGTGTTTTTAAAATAATCGTGGCTGGCGACATTAATCCTTGTCAAATCATCGACAAGTTTCTGATCCTCAATCATGCCGACGAAAATGTAATGCAAAAACCCATAAAAGAAAATCCCCCAGCCGATAACGGAAATTAACACCAAAAAAGCAATAAAAAGTTTTTTTAGCTGTTTTAGATGTTCGATATACCAAAACCCGAAATTAAGCTTTTTTTCTGTCAAACCCGTAGAATCTTCGAAGACCGGAGGTTTGGCTGCCACTGGTTTTACCACCTCAACTTTTTCCTTTTTTATATATCTTGCCATAACCATATTTTAGCATAATTAAGGAGTTAGTGGCAATTTTTTACCTATCAACTAGACTGAATATTGATGAATGTGCAGATATTGCCCTGGTAAAATACACGGCCTGTAAGACTTGCGTTTGGGGCTTAAATTTGATAAAATGCAAGTAGAATAATTACCCTGATTTCGGGTTGTTTTTAATTAAAAATACTTCTAATATAAAGGTTTATTATGGCTAAAGACAAAACAAAAGCTAATGTTTATGACGCCAGTTCCATTACCGTTTTAGAAGGACTGGAGCCGGTAAGAAAACGGCCGGGAATGTATATCGGATCAACCGGTACGACCGGCCTGCACCATCTGATTTGGGAAGTGGTGGATAACGGAATCGACGAAGCTATGGCCGGCCATGCCAATGAAATTGTCGTTACCTTAACGGCTGACGGCATGGTTTCGGTTTACGATAACGGGCGCGGCATCCCGGTTGGCATCCATAAAGTTACGGGCGTATCGGCCTTGGAAACCGTCCTTACCAAATTACACGCCGGAGGAAAATTCGGCGGCGGCGGCTATAAAGTTTCCGGCGGCCTGCACGGCGTCGGCGTCTCGGTCGTTAACGCTTTGAGCGAATACTTAAAAGCTGAAGTTTTCCAAAACGGAAAAATTTGGATGCAGGAATATAAAAGAGGCAAACCCTTAAAAAAAGTAAAACCCTCGGGAACTACAAAAAAAACCGGCACCCAGATTACTTTTAAGCCGGACGCGGAAATATTTACCGAAACGACTGAATTCAGCTGGGGCACGGTGATCGACCATTTTCGCCAGCAGGCCTACTTAAATCGCGGCGTAACTATTAAAATTTTTGACAAGAGAAAAAATCACCGTCCCAAAGCCTATGTTTACTATTTTGAAGGCGGCATCAAAGCTTATATTAACTCTTTAAACCGCTCGAAAAATGTCAAAAACGAAACGATTTTTTACGTGGAAAAGCCGATTAATTCTTCGCTCGTGGAAATCGCTTTGCAATATAACGACGAATACAATGAAACGGTTTTGGCTTTTGCCAATAACATCTACAATCCCGAAGGCGGAACGCATATGGCCGGATTCCGGGCGGCCTTAACCCGCACCCTGAATAATTACGCCCGAACCCAGAACATGTTAAAGGAAAAAGATGAAAACCTTACCGGCGAGGATGTCCGTGAAGGCTTAACGGCGATTATCAGCGTAAAGCTTACTGATCCCCAGTTTGAAGGCCAGACTAAAGGAAAACTAGGCAACGCGGAAATGAAAGGCTACGTGGAAACAGTCTTTAGCGAAGCCTTTGCCTCATTCTTAGAAGAGCATCCGCGCGAAGCCGAAGCGATTGTCGGCAAATGCATCCTGTCGGCCCAGGCCCGGATTGCCGCCCGAACGGCCCGCGCCAGTATTTTAAGAAAGGGCGCTTTGGAAGGAATTACCCTGCCCGGAAAACTGGCTGACTGCGCGTCGAGAAAAGCCGAAGAAACAGAATTATTCATAGTCGAGGGCGATTCGGCCGGCGGCTCGGCTAAACAAGGCCGCGACCGAAAATTCCAGGCTATCCTTCCTCTGCGAGGAAAAATTTTGAATGTCGAACGCGCGAGATTAGATAAGATGCTCGCTAATAATGAAATCAAGAACCTGGTAATCGCCATGGGCACCAATATCCAGGAACAGTTTGATATAGAAAAACTCCGCTACGGCCGGATTATTATTATGACTGACGCCGACGTTGACGGCGCCCATATCCGCACTTTGCTTCTCACGTTGTTCTACCGCCACTTCCCGGATTTGGTCACCCGCGGCCATATCTTTATCGCCCAGCCGCCCTTATACCAGATTAAAAAAGGCACAACCGCCAAGTACGCTTTTTCCGATGATGAAAAAATGAAAATTATAAAAGAAATGGGCGGAGGCGAAGTCGCTGAAATCGAACAAGGGGCGGAAGAAATCTCGCAGGATGAAACCGGGGTATCCGAAGAAGAGGTGGCAGAAGCGGCTGCCGCAAAGGCCAAAGCCCCGGCAAAAATCAATATCCAGCGCTATAAAGGTCTAGGAGAAATGAACCCGAACCAGCTTTGGGAAACTACTATGGATCCCAAAAGCCGTGTAATGCGCCAGGTAAATATCGAAGACGCGGTGCGCGCCGACGAAACTTTTGATATGCTGATGGGCGGCGACGTCGCGCCCCGGAAACACTTTATCCAGACCCACGCGAAGAAGGTGGAGAATTTGGATATCTAACACTTATTAAAGTCCTATATAAAATCGCGGCGAAGTCTATTTGGATTTCCGCCGCTTTTTATATCCGGCCAAGGAGACGCAAAGCTTCTTCGAGCTTCTTTAAAACTTTAATATAAGCGGCGCATCGCAAATCAACTTTATACTCCTGCGATATTTTGTATACATCGTAAAAGGCCGTTTCCATTTTTTTCTTGACTTTCTCCAATACCTCCTCCTCTTCCCATCTCAACCCCGTAAGATTTTGAACCCATTCATAATAACTACCGATTACCCCTCCGGCATTGGCGAGAATATCAGGAATAATAATAATATCTTTCGGCCTCAATTTTACTACCGCCTCGCGGGTTACCGGCCCATTGGCCATTTCTAGAATTATCTTGGCTTTTACTTCGCCGGCGTTATCTTCGTGGATCTGATTTTCGATAGCCGCCGGAATAAGAATATCGACCGGCAGCTTCAATAGTTCTTCATTGCTAATAACACTGCACGATACTTCCAACTCCCCTAACTCGGCCGGATAGCAGGATTTTGACATAAGACGGCCTTTTTCCTTTCGGGTTTTAATTATTTCTTCAACATCCAGGCCGCTGGCGTCATAAAGCGCGTTTTTCGCGTCCGAAACCGCGACAATTTTATATCCGCTCTCAAAAAGAATTTTCGCGATATTACCTCCGACATTTCCAAATCCCTGGATGGCGATGGATATCTCCTTTTTTTCCTTTGCCTTGAATATCGGATTAAGTTCTAAAAACTTTTCCAAAACCACTACTCCGCCAAAAGCGGTCGATATCTCCCGGCCATAACTCCCGCCTAGTATCAATGGCTTGCCGGTAAATGAAGCGAGCGACGAGAATCCCTTAATCTTACTGTATTGGTCATACATCCAGGCCATGATTTGGGGATTGGTATTTACGTCCGGCGCCGGGACGTCTTTTTGCGGGCCGATATAGTAGTAAATCTCATCGACATATGCGCGCGATAATTTTTCTAATTCGCCAAAACTTAATTTTTGCGGCTCGACTCTAATTCCTCCTTTGGCGCCGCCGTAAGGCAGATCCATGGCCGCGTTTTTTAAAGTCATAAGCATGGACAGGGCTTTAACCTCATCCAAATCAACCTTTGGGTGGAAGCGGATGCCGCCCTTAAAAGGACCGAGGGCGTCGTTATGCTGGATTCGGAAGCCTTGGAAAATTTCCACTTCGCCTGTATCCTTTTTTAGCGGGATGGAAAACTCGATAATCCGCTGGGGCGATTCGAATATTTCCAAAACCTTGGGCGGAATATTAATTAATTTTCCGGCTTCCTTAACCTGCTCTAAAACTGATGATAAAAATTGGTTCATATTGATAAATATTATTGGCATCTGGCGAGTTTAACATTATAACGGTTTCATTAATTTAGAATTAACTTACTAAAAAACCAGCCCTTATCGGCTGGCTTTGCGCGCTCCGGCTTCGTCCGAGCCGAAGTGATGGGCAATTTCATGCTTAATGGTATTGCTAATCATCATTCTTAATTCTTTTTCGTTTTTGGATTCATGCAGTATCGCGTATTTAAAAAGCGTAATCCGGTCGGGCAATACCGCGCCTAAATTACGGCGGCTCGATTGATGATAGCCTTCGTAAAGGCCGAACAAAAAATAACCGCGCCCCAGCCGGAATTTTTTTTCTTGATCCGGAGTCGGATAATCCTCAATTAAAAAAGCCACATTATTCGTTTTACTGATAACTTCCTCCGGCAGGCTATCCAGCTCTTCTTTTACTATTTTTTCAAAATCTTCTGATGACAAGTTCATATTTTCCCGCTTATTTCACCCCAGTAAAAATAATACCATTTTGCGAGGAATTTACAACTACTTGATTCCATAATCCGATACTCCAATACTCTAAAATTCCAATAAAATCAAAGAAAAGCCGCCAGGTAGGTTTGGCGGCTTAAAAGTGCTTGTTTTATGGAGCTGTATGAGTCATTCGCTCAATTACGGACTACGTAACTTATTGCGATTCTCCATTTGTTATGCTCAATATCATTTCATTGAGCTGATTTACGTCATACGGCTTGGGTAAAAAACCGTCTGCTCCGGCCTCGAGGCATTGGATTTTCACTTCATCACAATTAGATCCGCTCGTAAGTATGTGCTTGATACCGGGATACCTATCCGCGCAGTATCTTACGAAATCGGTTCCCCTCATCCCCGGCAGATTCAAATCGCAAATTGCAAGCTGAAAAATGGCTTTTTTCAATTCTTGCAAAGCATCTTCCGCCGATCTGAATCCAACAGACTCCCACCCGAAAATCTCGAGCATTTCGATAATCAATTCCCGAATTGCGGCTTCGTCTTCGATCACCAGGATTTTCATTTTTCCCCTCCTTCGCGAGCGTTAGATTTCTTCTGTTTCAACCTGTTTGGGCATGAATTTGATGGCGGGCGACGAAACTAAACTGATAACGGCTTTCACTAATATATTGGCAACCATTATTTCCATAACAGTCGAGATCGGCAAGACTCCTAAAAAAGCGATTAGGCTGAAGATCGCGCTGTCGATTACCAGCGCAACCGTATTTGAAATGAGCACTGCTAATATATCGTTTAGCCGGCGATAAACCATGCTAAAAATTTCCGTATCGGCCAATTCTGATAATACCTGGGCGATTACGCTGGCGATGGAAATACGGAAAACCGGCATCAAAATATTTTGGTAATCATTTTGATAAAGCCAGGCCGGATCCGGAGCCATCTTCCCTGCCAGCCAAAAAAACAAGAAGGCCAAAAGGCTGAAGGCGGCGGCGGATACGACGACCACCCGAGAATTCTTTTTCCCGCAGGTTTTATGGACAAGATCCCTTAAAGTAAAAGTTATCGGATATATAATAGTACCAGCGTCCATCGATAAGTGGACGAGGGGCAAAACCGTAATTTTGGTTGATAAAACATTAGCGATAATTTGCGCGGAGGTATAAGCTGACGCGCTCACTAAAGCCAGGCTTAATTTTTTGTCCATAAAATAATTGATAGCATGTTCTAGAAAGTCATGGATATATCTTATCTATTTAATTATTTTAATGCAAATGAGGACGAAAGCAGGGACGACTAACGGGCTTGACACGCGGATTAGTTAATTGATAAACTATTTTAATCTTTATAAAAAACTGCGAACTCGGGTCATTTACAAAAAGCCCGGCTAGGTATGAAGAAATCTCCCTTTATGCACCCCTTAAAAGACAAATCAATAGCTAAGCTGGTGGTATTTACCGCTACCCGGCTGGAACAATTCGCCAATACTTATGTATTAAAACCGATGGGCCTTACTACCACGGCGATTAAAATCATGGGGATTTTGTATTACCGCGGCCCCCTTACCCCGACCGATATTCTCAAGTTAATCGGCGGGACAAAGTCCAACGTTACCCAGCGCCTTAATTTCTTAGAAAAGAGCGGATTTATTAAGCGCCAGGCTCCACGAAAAAAAACGGCAGATGATAAAAGAAAAAAAATGATTGAACTTACTGGCGGAGGAAAAAGAAAACTTGTCTTGGCTTACGAATTGGTGAATGACAAAAGCCTGGATTTGGAAAAAAGTTTTACCAAAGCCGAATGCCGGCTTTTCTACGAATACTTAGTTAAAACCAATTTACTTATTTATAACGTTGAAAAGGAATACCTGAAATTAAACCCAAGAAATTGCCGCTCTGATGATTTACTAAAAGAGATCTGCGGGCTTAAACAAAAAAACTGCCGAAATTTTTTAAACTAATAAAAAAACATATATGAAAAAATTAAACAACAAATACATAAAAATAGCCGCCTTGATTTTACTTTTAGGCGCGGGTTTTGCCGCCGTATCTTTTTTTGGTAAAACCGTTGCCGACGAGGGCGTAAAGGAAGCAAACGCACCGCTGGCTGTAACCGCCCAGACGATAAAAGAATCTGACAGCCTAAAAGAAAACCTGGAGTATTCAGCCATTGTATCGGGCGACCAGGAAGCGAAAATTTTCGCCAAGACCTCGGGCAACGCCAAAGAGGTTAATTTCAAGGTTGGGGATAAAGTTAAGATGGGCGCGCTGTTGGTAAGGATTGACGAGCCGGGGGCTAATGTTTCGGGCCAGGGTTTTAATTCAGCCCAGGTCAAGCAAGCCCAAATTTCCGCCTCGCAGGCCTACGCCTCTTACGAGATGGCCAGGACTAATTATCAGAACACCCTAAATTCTTCCCAAAAAGATTTGGCCCAGGCCCGAATCGCCCGCGACCAGGCAAGGACCGGAACCGGCAATACTAACCTAACAATTGAAGAAAGCCTGAAAGCGTCCCAAATCGCTTATGATACGGCTAAAGAGGCGGCCGAGCAGGCCCGGCTGGCTTTGGAAAACCGCAAAAAAATATCCGGCCAATCGGAAATCGATATGAACGTTAACGCCGATACTGCCGTAGATACGGCCGCCGATACCTGCAACTCGGTTATCACTTCAATTAATAACATCACTTCCCTGGACGATAATAATATTATTTCTTTAAGTTATAAATCACAGCTTGGGGCCCTGGACGTAAGCGTTATTTCCGCGGCTAAGAAGAACTATATTACCGCCCAAACCGCCAACCAAAAATATATTTCCACTAATTTTAACGGCATCAATAGTAAAATCTCCGCGGCCCTGGATTTGGCGCAGGAAACAAAGAAGTTGGCGGATAGCGTTAAAATCCTTCTTGACAAGACTGTTCCTACCGCCGAACTGCCCCAAACTTCCCTGACCGGGTCATCTCTTTCTTCCCTCCAATCGGCCGTGTCCAGTTATCAGTCCCTAGCTAACGGCGCCATCTCCCAGATTAACGGCGCCAAACAGTCCCTAACTAATACTCCTTTGAATAACACCGCCGCTTTGGATGCTTTGCAAAAAGCTTATGACCTGGCGAAAAAGCAGGAAGCCCAGGCCGCTCAAAGCTTAAATAATCTGAAAGCGGGCAATAAATCGCAAATTGACTCGGCTGGTTTTGGACAAAAATCGGCGGAAAATCAATACGAAGCGGCTAAAATCCGGCTGGATTCGCAGATTTCTATGGCTAAAAGCCAAATGGATATTAGCGAATTCCAGTACCAAAACGCGGTCCAGGGCTTGCAAAGCCTTTATGACATCCATCTGGCTACGGCCGCGATTGACGGGACTATAACCCAAAAATTCGTTAACCAGGGCGAGGCAGTCTCTCAAGGCCAGCTCTTAGCCGTTGTCAGCCAGCCGGAAAAAGTTA contains:
- a CDS encoding Glu/Leu/Phe/Val dehydrogenase; protein product: MNQFLSSVLEQVKEAGKLINIPPKVLEIFESPQRIIEFSIPLKKDTGEVEIFQGFRIQHNDALGPFKGGIRFHPKVDLDEVKALSMLMTLKNAAMDLPYGGAKGGIRVEPQKLSFGELEKLSRAYVDEIYYYIGPQKDVPAPDVNTNPQIMAWMYDQYSKIKGFSSLASFTGKPLILGGSYGREISTAFGGVVVLEKFLELNPIFKAKEKKEISIAIQGFGNVGGNIAKILFESGYKIVAVSDAKNALYDASGLDVEEIIKTRKEKGRLMSKSCYPAELGELEVSCSVISNEELLKLPVDILIPAAIENQIHEDNAGEVKAKIILEMANGPVTREAVVKLRPKDIIIIPDILANAGGVIGSYYEWVQNLTGLRWEEEEVLEKVKKKMETAFYDVYKISQEYKVDLRCAAYIKVLKKLEEALRLLGRI
- a CDS encoding MarR family transcriptional regulator: MKKSPFMHPLKDKSIAKLVVFTATRLEQFANTYVLKPMGLTTTAIKIMGILYYRGPLTPTDILKLIGGTKSNVTQRLNFLEKSGFIKRQAPRKKTADDKRKKMIELTGGGKRKLVLAYELVNDKSLDLEKSFTKAECRLFYEYLVKTNLLIYNVEKEYLKLNPRNCRSDDLLKEICGLKQKNCRNFLN
- a CDS encoding metallopeptidase family protein → MNLSSEDFEKIVKEELDSLPEEVISKTNNVAFLIEDYPTPDQEKKFRLGRGYFLFGLYEGYHQSSRRNLGAVLPDRITLFKYAILHESKNEKELRMMISNTIKHEIAHHFGSDEAGARKASR
- a CDS encoding response regulator; protein product: MKILVIEDEAAIRELIIEMLEIFGWESVGFRSAEDALQELKKAIFQLAICDLNLPGMRGTDFVRYCADRYPGIKHILTSGSNCDEVKIQCLEAGADGFLPKPYDVNQLNEMILSITNGESQ
- the gyrB gene encoding DNA topoisomerase (ATP-hydrolyzing) subunit B, producing MAKDKTKANVYDASSITVLEGLEPVRKRPGMYIGSTGTTGLHHLIWEVVDNGIDEAMAGHANEIVVTLTADGMVSVYDNGRGIPVGIHKVTGVSALETVLTKLHAGGKFGGGGYKVSGGLHGVGVSVVNALSEYLKAEVFQNGKIWMQEYKRGKPLKKVKPSGTTKKTGTQITFKPDAEIFTETTEFSWGTVIDHFRQQAYLNRGVTIKIFDKRKNHRPKAYVYYFEGGIKAYINSLNRSKNVKNETIFYVEKPINSSLVEIALQYNDEYNETVLAFANNIYNPEGGTHMAGFRAALTRTLNNYARTQNMLKEKDENLTGEDVREGLTAIISVKLTDPQFEGQTKGKLGNAEMKGYVETVFSEAFASFLEEHPREAEAIVGKCILSAQARIAARTARASILRKGALEGITLPGKLADCASRKAEETELFIVEGDSAGGSAKQGRDRKFQAILPLRGKILNVERARLDKMLANNEIKNLVIAMGTNIQEQFDIEKLRYGRIIIMTDADVDGAHIRTLLLTLFYRHFPDLVTRGHIFIAQPPLYQIKKGTTAKYAFSDDEKMKIIKEMGGGEVAEIEQGAEEISQDETGVSEEEVAEAAAAKAKAPAKINIQRYKGLGEMNPNQLWETTMDPKSRVMRQVNIEDAVRADETFDMLMGGDVAPRKHFIQTHAKKVENLDI
- a CDS encoding queuosine precursor transporter translates to MDKKLSLALVSASAYTSAQIIANVLSTKITVLPLVHLSMDAGTIIYPITFTLRDLVHKTCGKKNSRVVVVSAAAFSLLAFLFFWLAGKMAPDPAWLYQNDYQNILMPVFRISIASVIAQVLSELADTEIFSMVYRRLNDILAVLISNTVALVIDSAIFSLIAFLGVLPISTVMEIMVANILVKAVISLVSSPAIKFMPKQVETEEI